tacgacttagagtaTCTACAACCACATCGGTCTTGTCAaggtgatagagaacactcatgtcctAATTTTGAAACAATTCCAACCATATTATTTGTTGGAGATTAAACTCCTTTtgtgtaaacacatattggagagttttctggtcggtatacacatcaacatgaaaaccattcaagtaatgtctccatattttcaaggcaaataccatGGCCGCTAATACatgatcatgagttggatagtttctctGATGCACCTTATGTTTTCTAGATGTATAGGCTATTAAATTCCAATGTTGAATTAGCACACAACCTAAACCCACTTAGGATAGATCACAATATACAACCAAGCCCTTAGTACCCTCCGATAAAGTCAACACCGTAGAGGAAGTAAGTCTTTCTTTCATGACTTCTAATTTTTTCTCACATCTCtgcgaccactcaaatttcttactcatTTGGGTAAGAGTAGTAAAGGGCGacgcaatggatgcaaaaccatccagAAACCTCCATAGTAACCctctagacccaagaaactcctaatgtcagctggattcaatggtctaggccaatttttcaccgcctcaGTTTTCCTTGTGTTAACCTCAACTCCCTTACTTGAGATATGACCTAGAAATGCCACCGACCTCaaacaaaactcacattttctatactaGGTTAATAATTAATTCTCCTGAAgtacttgtaacaccacccttAAAGGGTAcatgtgttcaccctcatttttcaaatataccaagatgtcgtcaatgacaaatgaatataggtaactttgaaataccatattcatgagatccataaacgTCGTCGAGGCATTACTGAGActaaaggacattactaagaactcatagtgaccatatctagttcgaaatgtcatttttggtatatcctcacctatcaccctaagttggtgataccccgatctcaagtcaatcttagaaaattaGCTtgcaccttggagttgatcaaacaattcgtcaatccgagggagaggatagtTGTTCTTAATATTAACTCTATTGTGTTGGCGATAATTGATGTgcatcctaagggacccatccttcttcttctcaAATGAAACAGAAGCACCCTATGGAAAAATACTAGGCCCAATGAAGCCTTTGtcaagtaaatctttgagttgagccttcaactctttcaattcgttTGTAGTCAtccaataaggaggaattgGAAAGGTATTTGTATCAGGTaacaattcaataacaaaaccAATTTCTCATTCGGGAGGAATAccaggaagatcattaggaaagacctctaGAAATTTCCTCACTACGGGACCGACTCGATTAAAGGAACTTTGGAGTCTAAAACTTACTCTTACGATATGGTATAAGAACACTTcagagatcattttgcatgcttttaaaCAAGAtgtgatacgacctctaggaatataATTTCTTCCATTCCATGTTAAAAAGGGCTCATTtaaaaagttaaacttcaccacccttattttatattctataGAGACAAAGAAAGCATCCAACCAATACATActcaatatgacatcaaaataaaacatatcaagttctactagttcaacatgagttactctattgggaaacattataggataatttctatatactctttttgcaacaaccgactcactCACCGGGGTAGACACCATAAAAGGGTCATTCAAGatattgggaaaaatgtcaaatattttaggtactaaaggagtaacaaatgaAAAGGTAGCACCgcgatcaagtaaagcatatatcaatataaaagactttcaacatatcaCCATGTCAGGGAAAGTCTCTTGCTCACTCCTAAAACAggaagcataaaagtgattctttttCAATGCATCATGAGAAACCCTTGCTTAAGCTTCACCACTAACATATTCTTTCCCCTTCATATTAGTGAGATCCTTAACCTTGTGTCCTCTCATGCTAccagaaaaaaaattatcggTTCTAACTAAGCATTCTCCTAAATGACCTTTTCCACACTTCGCAGAGGTAGGCTTCTTGTTCAGTAAACTAGTATCCCTTCCCTTCTCAGGCTTAaggttagacaccctataatCATGAGCCTTAGTTAACttagaaggaacttgattagaaaacctctttttgaacctaggcttgtctgggatatcaagcctaccctttgaagaaccCCTATCAAAAGATTTTTCCCTCttggcatctctactctttcGCTTAGCCCTTGACTCTTGCACTTGTTGAGCATAAACCATGAGACGATAGatgttcatattttcatgtaGCATAATCGAATGACATTCCTCTTGCAATTCATCTGACACACCCGTCACGAAGTGGTTCATTTCATCCCTGGGATcaaaaaccaaagaaggagcatattttgacaattttttgaatttcaaggagtattcaagAACACTTGtacctccttgatgaaggtttaTAAACTCCACAACTTTGGCTTCCATCTAGTCAGAAGGAAAGATTCTATCAAGAAAATCCTTCTTGAAAATTTCCCATGTCATCATTCCACCTCTTAAGGGACAATTATCTCTCCATTGGACATACCAAGTTCaggccacatccttgagttgataagtggtTAACTCAGCCTTCTCACTAGTATTAAAccccatagcataaaggatcTTTTAGATTTCTTCAatgaattcttgggggtcttcttcATCCTTGGACACATAGAATGTTTGGGGATTCATCCTAGTTAAACCCCTCAAACGGAAGGCCATGGTACCAAAAGGTTTGTTTGCTCGGGGTACAACCTCCCGATTAGCTTGAGGCATCATGGATTAAGCT
This DNA window, taken from Solanum lycopersicum chromosome 5, SLM_r2.1, encodes the following:
- the LOC138348876 gene encoding uncharacterized protein, which encodes MEAKVVEFINLHQGGTSVLEYSLKFKKLSKYAPSLVFDPRDEMNHFVTGVSDELQEECHSIMLHENMNIYRLMVYAQQVQESRAKRKSRDAKREKSFDRGSSKGRLDIPDKPRFKKRFSNQVPSKLTKAHDYRVSNLKPEKGRDTSLLNKKPTSAKCGKGHLGECLVRTDNFFSGSMRGHKVKDLTNMKGKEYVSGEA